In one Thunnus maccoyii chromosome 12, fThuMac1.1, whole genome shotgun sequence genomic region, the following are encoded:
- the LOC121908795 gene encoding tripartite motif-containing protein 16-like produces the protein MVQKGVQLDKETFSCSICLDLLKDPVTIPCGHSYCMSCIKGFWDEEDQRKIYSCPQCRQTFTPRPVLVKNTMLADLVEQLKKTGLQAAPADHGYAGPEDVACDVCTGRKLKALKSCLTCPASYCENHLQPHYDAAPLKKHKLVDPSEKLQENICSRHDEVMKMFCLVDQQSICYLCPVDEHKGHDTVSAAAERTERQRELEVSRQNIQQRIQDREKDVKLLQQEVKTINRSADKAVEDSEKIFTELIHLIQKRSSDVKQQIRSQQETEVSRVKELQEKLEQEITELKRKDTELKQLSHTEDHNQFLHNYPSLSQLSASTDSSSINIRPLRYFEDVTAAVSELRDELQDILREKWTNISLTVTEVDVLLPQPEPKTRTGFLNYSQEITLDPNTANTWLLLSEGNRKAKMNQPRSYSRHPDRFTYWRQVLSRESLTGRCYWEVEWRGEGVRVAVAYKSIRRAGDSDECRFGRNNKSWALHCDTNSYEFWFNNISTPVSGPGSSRVGVYLDHRAGILSFYSVSETMTLLHRVQTTFTQPLYAGLHFCFPYDGDTAELCKLK, from the coding sequence atggtGCAGAAAGGAGTTCAGCTGGACAAAGAAACCTTCTCTTGTTctatctgtctggatctactgaaggatccggtgactattccctgtggacacagctactgcatgagctgtattaaaggcttctgggatgaagaggatcagaggaagatctacagctgccctcagtgcagacagaccttcacaccgaggcctgtcctggtgaaaaacaccatgttagcagatttagtggagcagctgaagaagactggactccaagctgctcctgctgatcacggctatgctggacctgaagatgtggcctgtgatgtctgcactgggaggaagctgaaagccctcaagtcctgtctgaCTTGTCCGGCTTCTTACTGTGAGAATCACCTCCAGCCTCATTATGATGCAGctccattaaagaaacacaagctggtcgacccctcagagaagctccaggagaacatctgctctcgtcatgatgaggtgatgaagatgttctgccttgttgatcagcagagtatctgttatctctgccctgtggatgaacataaaggccacgacacagtctcagctgcagcagaaaggactgagaggcagagagagctcgaggtgagtcgacaaaacatccagcagagaatccaggacagagagaaagatgtgaagctgcttcaacaggaggtgaaGACCATCAATCGCTCTGCTGacaaagcagtggaggacagtgagaagatcttcactgagctgatccatctcatccagaaaagaagctctgatgtgaagcagcagatcagatcccagcaggaaactgaagtgagtcgagtcaaagagcttcaagagaagctggagcaggagatcactgagctgaagaggaaagacactgaactgaagcagctctcacacacagaggatcacaaccagtttctacacaactacccctcactgtcacaactcagtgcatccacagactcatccagcatcaatatccgtcctctgagatactttgaggatgtgacagcagctgtgtcagagctcagagatgaactacaggacatcctgagggagaaatggacaaacatctcactgacagtgactgaagtggacgttttactgccacaaccagaacccaagaccagaaCTGGATTCTTAAATTATTCACAAGAAATcactctggatccaaacacagcaaacacatggctgttattatctgaggggaacagaaaagcaaaaatgaacCAACCACGGTCTTATTCtcgtcacccagacagattcacttATTGGcgtcaggtcctgagtagagagagtctgactggacgttgttactgggaggtggagtggagaggtGAAGGAGTTCgtgtagcagtcgcatacaagaGTATCAGGAGAGCAGGAGACTCAGATGAATGTAGATTTGGACGCAACAACAAATCTTGGGCTTTACATTGTGACACTAACAGTTATGAATTTTGGTTCAACAATATCTCAACTCccgtctcaggtcctggttcctccagagtaggagtgtacctggatcacagagcaggtattctgtccttctacagcgtctctgaaaccatgactctcctccacagagtccagaccacattcactcagcctctctatgctggacttcatttttgttttccttatgatggagacacagctgagttgtgtaaactcaaatag